A single Sporosarcina sp. FSL W8-0480 DNA region contains:
- the cax gene encoding calcium/proton exchanger, whose translation MNRVFLFLAFIGVPSVLVGSLLNWPAIPIFLISCASIIALSGFIGRATESLAIVSGPRVGGLLNATFGNAVELIISIFTLKAGLIGIVLASLTGSVLGNLLLVLGFSFFAGGIKYKTQNFSIHDARYNSGLLIFAVIVAFVIPEIFSQKMNYQNTVTLSVGVSIILIALYMAGLFFKLVTHRGVFASSDKNVEEEVETPEWSKLKAIIVLLLSTIAVAFVSERLVHTFETLGNRFGWTELFIGVIIVAIVGNAAEHFSAITMAMKNRMDVAVEIAVGSTLQVAMFVAPILVIVSLFMPVTMPLVFTIPELVAMVTATFLVINLCNDGESNWFEGLTLLSAYLIIGIGFYFL comes from the coding sequence ATGAATCGTGTATTTTTGTTTCTTGCATTCATTGGAGTCCCATCCGTGTTGGTAGGCTCTTTATTAAATTGGCCAGCCATTCCTATATTTTTAATAAGCTGTGCGAGTATCATTGCTCTCTCGGGCTTTATTGGCCGAGCAACGGAAAGTCTTGCTATAGTGAGTGGGCCAAGAGTGGGTGGCTTATTGAATGCCACTTTCGGAAATGCAGTCGAATTGATCATTTCTATATTCACATTAAAAGCAGGCTTAATCGGAATCGTTCTTGCATCGCTAACAGGATCCGTCCTTGGGAACTTGTTGCTTGTATTGGGTTTTTCTTTTTTTGCGGGTGGGATTAAATATAAAACGCAAAACTTCAGTATTCATGATGCCCGATATAATTCAGGTCTGTTAATATTTGCCGTTATTGTTGCATTTGTCATTCCTGAAATCTTTTCGCAGAAAATGAATTATCAAAATACGGTTACTTTAAGTGTGGGCGTCTCGATCATTTTAATAGCACTCTATATGGCGGGCTTGTTTTTTAAACTCGTCACACATCGTGGTGTGTTTGCCTCCTCTGATAAAAACGTGGAAGAGGAAGTTGAAACACCCGAATGGTCAAAGTTAAAGGCGATCATCGTCCTTCTATTATCGACGATTGCTGTTGCATTTGTTTCTGAAAGATTGGTGCATACATTCGAAACACTTGGTAACCGATTCGGATGGACGGAATTATTTATCGGAGTCATCATTGTAGCTATTGTTGGGAACGCTGCGGAGCATTTCTCGGCAATTACGATGGCTATGAAGAATAGGATGGACGTGGCTGTCGAAATTGCAGTCGGTTCCACATTGCAAGTAGCGATGTTTGTTGCACCTATACTTGTTATCGTTTCGTTATTCATGCCAGTGACAATGCCTTTAGTGTTCACAATTCCTGAATTGGTAGCCATGGTGACTGCGACTTTCCTTGTTATCAATTTATGTAATGATGGAGAATCCAACTGGTTTGAGGGTCTAACATTATTATCTGCTTATCTTATTATCGGTATAGGGTTTTATTTCTTATAA
- a CDS encoding peptide ABC transporter substrate-binding protein, which translates to MKRSKMLLLLALSLVLSVVLAACGGKDKTEDKNAAPDKENDKGTQQEEAGEPDAEQVLNLIESAAIPSVDSAIVEDAVGFNVLNNVNEGLYRLNLENVAEPAMAAEEAVVSEDGLTYTFKLRDAKWSDGSEVTAHDFVFAWQRAIDPETGSPYGPFMMSGVIKNATDISEGKMDKSELGIVAEDDKTLVVTLERPVPYFLSLMSFGTFYPQKEEFVTAKGDAYATNSDNLLYNGPFVLTEWDGTGDSWVYKKNEHYWDAENVKLETINVDVVKDSATAIKLYNDGKKDRAGVSGDLALQYSSHAEAIVQPETSVFYMKFNQEKDGKETPLANVNIRKAIAKSFEKQDLADVILANGSIPANFLVPKDFAFDESGKDFRDIAGDFLVYNAEEAKDFWQKGLDELGVTNLELEILGGDTELSKKMNEYFKSQLEGNLEGLKIKLKEVPFSVRLELDTNQQYDIQISGWGPDFQDPISFLDLFVTDGTNNLMSYSNPEYDALIESSKAELALDPAARYEAFAKAEKILIEDDAAIAPIYQRGLLQLQKPYFKGLAVHPFGADYSYKWAYISGKE; encoded by the coding sequence ATGAAGAGAAGCAAAATGCTATTGCTTTTGGCACTTTCTTTAGTGTTAAGCGTCGTTCTTGCTGCTTGTGGCGGTAAAGACAAGACAGAAGACAAAAACGCTGCACCTGATAAAGAAAATGACAAAGGTACACAACAAGAAGAAGCTGGGGAGCCAGATGCGGAACAAGTTCTTAACTTGATCGAATCTGCTGCTATTCCTTCTGTAGACTCTGCTATCGTAGAAGACGCAGTAGGTTTCAACGTATTGAATAACGTAAACGAGGGTCTGTACCGTTTGAACTTGGAAAACGTTGCTGAACCTGCTATGGCTGCTGAAGAAGCAGTAGTGAGCGAAGATGGATTGACTTACACATTCAAACTTCGTGACGCAAAATGGTCTGATGGATCAGAAGTTACTGCACATGACTTCGTATTTGCATGGCAACGTGCAATCGACCCTGAAACTGGATCACCTTATGGTCCATTCATGATGTCAGGCGTTATTAAAAACGCAACAGATATTAGTGAAGGAAAAATGGACAAGTCTGAATTAGGTATTGTTGCTGAAGACGACAAAACATTGGTTGTTACTTTGGAGCGTCCAGTGCCATACTTCTTATCACTTATGTCTTTCGGAACATTCTACCCACAAAAAGAAGAGTTTGTAACAGCTAAAGGTGATGCATATGCAACAAACTCTGATAACCTTCTTTACAACGGTCCATTCGTTCTAACTGAATGGGACGGAACTGGAGATAGCTGGGTTTACAAGAAAAACGAACATTATTGGGATGCAGAAAACGTTAAACTTGAAACAATCAACGTTGACGTTGTAAAAGACTCTGCAACCGCTATTAAGCTTTACAATGATGGTAAGAAAGACCGTGCAGGTGTATCTGGTGACCTTGCGTTACAATACAGTTCACATGCTGAAGCAATCGTACAACCTGAAACTTCTGTATTCTACATGAAATTTAACCAAGAAAAAGACGGTAAAGAAACACCACTTGCGAACGTAAATATTCGTAAGGCAATCGCTAAGTCTTTTGAAAAACAAGATTTGGCTGATGTAATCCTTGCTAATGGATCAATTCCTGCTAACTTCCTTGTACCAAAAGATTTCGCGTTTGACGAAAGCGGGAAAGACTTCCGTGATATCGCTGGAGATTTCTTGGTATATAATGCTGAAGAAGCTAAAGATTTCTGGCAAAAAGGATTGGATGAGCTTGGTGTAACTAACTTGGAACTTGAAATCCTTGGTGGAGACACTGAACTTTCCAAAAAAATGAATGAGTACTTCAAATCACAACTTGAAGGCAACCTTGAAGGTTTGAAAATCAAATTGAAAGAAGTTCCATTCTCAGTTCGTTTGGAACTTGATACAAATCAACAATATGACATCCAAATTTCCGGATGGGGCCCTGACTTCCAAGACCCGATTTCATTCTTGGATCTGTTCGTTACTGACGGAACTAACAACTTGATGTCTTATTCTAACCCTGAATATGATGCATTGATCGAATCTTCAAAAGCTGAACTTGCTTTGGATCCAGCTGCTCGTTATGAAGCATTTGCAAAAGCTGAGAAAATCCTTATAGAAGATGACGCAGCAATCGCACCGATTTACCAACGTGGTTTGCTACAATTGCAAAAGCCATACTTTAAAGGTCTTGCAGTTCATCCATTCGGAGCTGACTACAGCTACAAATGGGCTTACATTTCTGGTAAAGAGTAA
- a CDS encoding peptide ABC transporter substrate-binding protein encodes MKRNKMLLLMALSLVLSVVLTACGGKDEAPNKSGNATGQNGSGEPDAEQVLNLIEGAAIPSVDSAIVEDSVGFNVLNNVNEGLYRLNLDNVAEPAMAGEEAEISEDGLTYTFKLRDANWSDGTPVTAHDFVFAWQRAIDPDTGSPYGPFMMSGVVKNATAISEGKMDKSELGVVAEDDKTFVVTLERPVPYFLSLMSFGTFYPQKEEFVKAKGDAYATNSDNLLYNGPFILTEWDGTGDSWVYKKNENYWDAESVKLDTINVDVVKDSATAVKLYNDGKKDRAGVSGDLAMQYAGHAEAVIEPDTSIFFLKFNHMKDGKETPLANENIRKAIAKSFQKEDLADVVLANGSSAANFIVPKEFAFDENGNDFREIAGDLLVYDTEEAKDYWQKGLDELGVTELQLEILGGDSELSKKMDEYFKAQLEGNLEGLKIKLKEVPFSVRLELESNQDYDIEVSGWGPDFQDPISFLDLFVTNGTNNLMSYSNPEYDALINSTKDELALDPKARYEAFAKAEQILLEDDAAIAPIYQKGSIQLQKPYFKDLGVHPFGADYSYKWAYISGKQ; translated from the coding sequence TTGAAGAGAAACAAAATGCTATTGCTTATGGCCCTTTCTTTAGTGCTTAGTGTCGTTCTTACAGCTTGTGGAGGAAAAGACGAGGCGCCTAATAAAAGCGGCAATGCAACAGGGCAAAATGGATCCGGCGAACCGGATGCCGAGCAAGTGCTTAACTTGATCGAAGGGGCGGCAATTCCTTCCGTAGACTCAGCGATTGTTGAAGATTCAGTTGGATTCAATGTATTGAATAACGTAAATGAAGGTCTATACCGATTGAATTTGGACAATGTAGCGGAACCTGCTATGGCTGGGGAAGAGGCTGAAATAAGTGAGGACGGACTTACTTACACATTCAAGCTTCGAGACGCTAACTGGTCCGATGGTACTCCGGTAACAGCACATGACTTCGTGTTTGCATGGCAACGTGCAATCGACCCTGATACTGGTTCACCTTACGGACCATTCATGATGTCTGGGGTTGTTAAAAACGCAACTGCAATTAGTGAAGGAAAAATGGACAAGTCTGAACTTGGCGTTGTTGCCGAAGATGACAAAACGTTTGTTGTAACGTTGGAACGTCCAGTACCGTATTTCTTATCTCTAATGTCATTCGGGACATTCTATCCTCAAAAAGAAGAATTTGTAAAAGCGAAGGGCGATGCTTATGCAACAAACTCCGATAATCTTCTTTACAACGGGCCATTCATTCTTACTGAGTGGGACGGTACAGGGGACAGCTGGGTGTATAAGAAAAATGAAAATTATTGGGATGCAGAAAGCGTAAAACTTGATACGATCAATGTTGACGTTGTAAAAGACTCTGCAACCGCTGTAAAACTGTATAATGATGGCAAAAAAGATCGTGCTGGTGTATCTGGTGACTTGGCAATGCAATATGCAGGTCATGCTGAAGCGGTAATTGAACCTGATACATCTATATTCTTTTTGAAGTTCAACCATATGAAAGACGGCAAAGAAACACCGCTTGCAAATGAAAACATTCGTAAAGCAATTGCGAAGTCTTTCCAAAAAGAGGATTTAGCTGACGTAGTCCTTGCAAATGGTTCAAGTGCTGCAAACTTCATCGTTCCAAAAGAATTCGCTTTTGATGAAAACGGAAATGACTTCCGTGAAATTGCCGGCGACCTATTGGTCTACGATACTGAAGAAGCGAAAGATTACTGGCAAAAAGGTTTGGACGAGCTTGGAGTGACTGAACTCCAACTTGAAATCCTTGGTGGGGACAGTGAACTTTCCAAGAAGATGGATGAATACTTCAAAGCTCAACTTGAAGGCAATCTTGAAGGATTGAAAATCAAGTTGAAAGAAGTACCGTTTTCAGTTCGCTTGGAGCTTGAATCCAATCAAGATTACGATATCGAAGTGTCTGGATGGGGCCCTGACTTCCAAGATCCTATTTCGTTCTTGGATCTGTTCGTCACGAATGGCACTAACAACCTAATGTCTTATTCAAATCCAGAGTACGATGCATTAATCAACTCCACAAAAGATGAACTTGCATTAGATCCAAAAGCGCGTTATGAAGCATTCGCTAAAGCGGAACAGATTCTTTTAGAAGACGATGCTGCAATCGCCCCGATTTACCAAAAAGGATCAATCCAATTACAAAAGCCTTACTTCAAGGATCTTGGTGTGCATCCATTTGGGGCGGATTATAGCTATAAATGGGCTTATATCTCCGGGAAACAATAA
- a CDS encoding ABC transporter ATP-binding protein, whose translation MEKILQVKDLELSFHTFAGEVKAIRGVSFDLNKGETLAIVGESGSGKSVTTKSIMRLLPESSSEFKNGEILFENKDLTKLPEKEMQKIRGKDISMIFQDPMTSLNPTMTIGKQVMEPILKHQKVSKSKAMEVAIDLLKMVGIPNAENRYKMYPHQFSGGQRQRIVIAIALACNPKVLIADEPTTALDVTIQAQILELMKDIQKKVDTSIIFITHDLGVVANVADRVAVMYGGRIVEVGTVDEIFYNPQHPYTWGLLSSMPSMDLEEERLYAIPGTPPDLLNPPVGDAFALRSEYALKIDLEQAPPMFKVSDTHYAATWLLHPNAPKVDPPATIIERMKTFRGSRYYESTDGNLGGEA comes from the coding sequence ATGGAGAAAATATTGCAAGTAAAAGACTTGGAGCTTTCCTTCCATACGTTTGCCGGTGAAGTGAAAGCGATACGAGGAGTAAGCTTTGACCTGAACAAAGGGGAAACTTTGGCGATTGTAGGTGAGTCAGGATCAGGAAAATCGGTGACGACAAAGTCAATCATGCGATTGCTACCCGAGTCGAGCTCCGAGTTTAAAAACGGGGAAATCCTTTTTGAGAATAAGGACTTAACGAAGTTGCCTGAAAAGGAAATGCAGAAAATCAGAGGGAAAGACATTTCGATGATTTTTCAAGACCCGATGACATCCTTGAATCCGACGATGACAATCGGGAAACAAGTAATGGAACCGATTTTAAAACACCAAAAAGTAAGTAAGTCAAAGGCCATGGAAGTTGCCATCGACCTGTTGAAAATGGTTGGGATTCCGAATGCGGAAAACCGATATAAAATGTATCCGCACCAATTTTCAGGTGGACAACGACAACGGATTGTCATCGCCATTGCGCTTGCATGTAATCCAAAGGTGTTAATCGCCGATGAACCAACGACAGCGCTTGACGTTACAATTCAAGCCCAGATCCTTGAGTTGATGAAAGATATCCAGAAGAAAGTCGATACTTCCATCATCTTCATCACCCATGATCTTGGTGTTGTAGCGAATGTCGCAGATCGTGTCGCGGTTATGTATGGCGGTCGTATTGTTGAAGTTGGTACAGTCGATGAAATATTCTATAATCCTCAACATCCGTATACATGGGGGCTGTTAAGCTCCATGCCTTCGATGGATCTTGAAGAGGAAAGACTTTATGCGATTCCCGGGACACCGCCGGATCTATTGAATCCGCCGGTGGGGGATGCATTTGCGCTACGTAGTGAATATGCATTGAAAATTGACCTAGAACAAGCTCCGCCGATGTTCAAAGTAAGTGATACGCATTACGCAGCTACATGGTTGCTTCATCCGAACGCACCGAAAGTCGATCCACCAGCAACAATCATTGAGCGGATGAAGACTTTCCGTGGCAGCAGATATTATGAAAGTACTGATGGGAATTTAGGGGGTGAAGCGTGA
- the opp3b gene encoding oligopeptide ABC transporter permease, with product MVKYVGKRLIYMFLTMFLIATATFFLMQTLPGSPIASYNKLNESQRAIVEKKYGIDKPKPVQYAIYMKNLAKGDLGTSFVFKGKSVNDLLSSRFKPSFILGAQAMVFGTIIGILLGMIAALRQNTFWDYGSTFFAILGISIPSFVFASLLQYWIASEWHLLPVGLWNDGWKSSILPSIALAMGPLALSARFIRTEMIEVLSSDYITLAKAKGANGYEIAFKHALRNALIPLVTVLGPVAAGLVTGSLVVEQIFAIPGIGEQFVSSIMTNDHATIMGTTLFFSAFLIVVIFIVDILYGIIDPRIRLSGGKN from the coding sequence ATGGTTAAATATGTTGGTAAGCGTCTAATTTATATGTTCCTCACGATGTTCCTCATTGCGACAGCGACTTTTTTCCTTATGCAAACGCTACCAGGTTCGCCGATAGCCTCATATAACAAGCTGAATGAGTCACAAAGGGCTATTGTTGAGAAAAAGTATGGCATTGATAAACCGAAGCCAGTTCAATATGCCATCTATATGAAAAACTTGGCAAAAGGGGATTTGGGTACATCATTCGTCTTTAAGGGGAAAAGCGTTAACGACCTTCTTTCAAGTCGCTTTAAACCTTCCTTCATCCTTGGTGCACAGGCGATGGTGTTCGGTACAATTATCGGCATTCTATTAGGTATGATTGCCGCCTTACGGCAAAATACATTTTGGGATTATGGGAGTACTTTCTTTGCGATATTGGGGATATCGATTCCGTCCTTCGTCTTCGCATCATTACTTCAATATTGGATCGCTTCCGAATGGCATCTACTGCCAGTTGGCTTATGGAACGACGGCTGGAAATCCAGTATCTTACCGTCAATCGCGTTAGCTATGGGCCCTCTTGCTTTATCCGCAAGATTCATACGGACTGAAATGATTGAAGTGTTGAGTTCGGACTATATAACGTTGGCGAAAGCTAAAGGGGCGAATGGTTATGAAATTGCCTTCAAGCATGCGCTTCGAAATGCATTAATCCCATTGGTTACAGTTTTGGGTCCTGTTGCGGCTGGTCTTGTGACGGGATCACTTGTTGTCGAGCAGATTTTCGCAATTCCTGGTATCGGTGAGCAGTTCGTTTCTTCTATTATGACGAATGACCATGCGACGATTATGGGGACGACTTTATTCTTCTCCGCATTCCTGATTGTCGTTATTTTCATCGTAGATATTCTTTACGGAATCATTGACCCACGAATCCGTCTGTCTGGAGGTAAAAACTAA
- the opp3C gene encoding oligopeptide ABC transporter permease, which translates to MQLDKQQLPPEKFERVVIDNDSAERITKPSLSFWQDAWLRLRKNKAAIVSMVVLVLLVLMALVGPHLNGRSGDVQNLRHANLPPKIPGIEKLGIFNGVGELGGQKVDLYEVKKVDDYYWFGTDGLGRDLFTRLWEGTQISLLIAFIAALIDVVIGVAYGGISGYFGGRTDDVMQRIVEILIGIPTLIVVILMILIMEPGITAIIIAISITGWIGMSRIVRAQILKFKGQEFVLASRTLGAGHSRIITKHLLPNILGIVIINTMFTIPSAIFFEAFLSFIGIGLQPPAASLGTLINDGYKVMEFQPYVLLFPALVISILMIAFNLIGDGLRDALDPKMKD; encoded by the coding sequence ATGCAACTTGATAAACAACAATTACCGCCAGAAAAATTTGAACGAGTGGTGATCGATAACGATTCAGCTGAACGTATTACGAAACCAAGTTTAAGTTTTTGGCAAGATGCTTGGCTGCGTTTACGTAAAAACAAAGCGGCTATCGTAAGCATGGTTGTCCTTGTTTTATTAGTTTTGATGGCGCTTGTGGGACCGCATTTGAACGGTCGCTCGGGAGATGTCCAAAATCTTCGTCACGCCAACTTGCCACCTAAAATACCGGGAATTGAAAAGTTGGGGATTTTTAATGGCGTCGGGGAACTTGGTGGACAAAAGGTCGATTTGTATGAAGTTAAAAAAGTCGATGACTATTATTGGTTCGGTACTGACGGACTCGGACGCGATCTATTTACTCGCTTATGGGAAGGGACCCAGATCTCATTATTGATCGCTTTCATTGCGGCTTTGATCGACGTGGTCATTGGAGTAGCATATGGCGGTATTTCGGGATACTTCGGAGGTCGAACTGACGATGTCATGCAACGGATAGTTGAGATTCTAATCGGGATTCCGACGTTGATCGTCGTTATTCTCATGATTCTTATTATGGAACCCGGAATAACAGCGATCATCATTGCGATTTCCATCACGGGCTGGATAGGGATGTCCCGTATCGTCCGTGCGCAAATATTGAAATTCAAAGGCCAGGAATTCGTTCTTGCTTCAAGAACACTTGGAGCAGGTCATAGTCGTATCATCACAAAACATCTATTGCCGAACATTTTAGGGATTGTCATCATTAATACGATGTTCACGATTCCAAGTGCAATTTTCTTTGAAGCATTCCTTAGCTTTATTGGGATTGGACTTCAACCGCCAGCAGCTTCGCTTGGTACACTTATCAACGACGGATATAAAGTAATGGAATTCCAACCATATGTTCTTTTATTCCCTGCGCTTGTTATTAGTATTTTGATGATTGCGTTCAACCTGATCGGTGACGGTCTGCGTGATGCGCTTGATCCGAAAATGAAAGATTGA
- a CDS encoding serine protease encodes MTTEKDDVVLEENDDQFEQMSDEEINELVLEAQREALLRSSEDVAKPKRRVPKWFVWLMSIMLALSTFAGLFQVFSIPAIEFLITSATLSKQESIADYKKSVVVVSTENGKGTGFSISNEGKILTNYHVIEDDKFITVVFPEDGRYNATVLEAYPEIDVAVLEIEGNDLPSLTLANNNIAMEENDPITFIGNPLSFKGIANEGTILSPITLNNWTNEVMMIKAPVYRGNSGSPVINENGQVIGVVFATLDHEEHGKVGLFIPIDLFYDYQEHHLPNNKKAN; translated from the coding sequence TTGACTACTGAAAAAGATGATGTTGTCCTTGAAGAGAATGATGATCAATTTGAACAGATGAGTGATGAGGAGATAAATGAACTTGTGTTGGAGGCTCAACGGGAGGCTTTGCTAAGATCATCTGAGGATGTAGCAAAACCAAAAAGACGGGTTCCGAAATGGTTTGTTTGGTTGATGTCGATTATGTTAGCACTGAGTACGTTTGCGGGGCTTTTTCAAGTGTTTTCGATTCCGGCGATTGAGTTTCTTATAACGTCGGCGACACTTTCGAAACAGGAAAGCATAGCAGACTATAAAAAATCTGTTGTCGTTGTTTCGACTGAGAATGGAAAAGGTACGGGGTTCTCCATATCTAATGAAGGAAAAATACTAACAAATTATCATGTAATTGAAGATGATAAATTTATAACGGTCGTTTTTCCGGAGGATGGCCGGTATAATGCAACCGTACTCGAAGCATATCCAGAGATTGATGTGGCTGTACTTGAAATTGAAGGAAATGACCTTCCTTCCCTAACTCTTGCAAATAATAATATTGCTATGGAAGAAAATGATCCGATTACTTTTATCGGGAATCCATTGAGCTTTAAAGGAATCGCAAATGAAGGAACCATTTTATCACCTATTACGTTAAATAACTGGACGAATGAGGTAATGATGATAAAGGCTCCGGTATATCGTGGTAATAGTGGCAGTCCGGTTATTAATGAAAACGGACAAGTGATCGGAGTCGTTTTTGCTACATTAGATCACGAAGAGCATGGCAAAGTTGGATTATTTATCCCAATTGATTTGTTTTATGATTATCAAGAACATCACTTACCTAATAATAAAAAGGCAAATTAG
- a CDS encoding DUF1805 domain-containing protein, which produces MVSMTPITINGHTFTAVTVLLPKTTLLTVSNDKGYIMCGALDVALLNNVLSDRKIIAGRAVGVKTIEQLLEAPLESITKEAETLGIHVGMIGKEALLKMV; this is translated from the coding sequence TTGGTTTCAATGACACCCATTACAATCAATGGTCATACATTTACTGCAGTGACCGTTCTATTACCGAAAACAACCCTACTTACCGTTTCAAACGACAAAGGATACATCATGTGTGGTGCCCTCGACGTAGCATTACTAAATAACGTCTTATCAGATCGGAAAATTATCGCAGGGAGAGCCGTCGGTGTAAAAACAATCGAACAACTCCTTGAAGCTCCGTTAGAGTCAATTACAAAAGAAGCAGAAACTTTAGGGATCCATGTAGGTATGATCGGTAAAGAAGCCTTACTAAAAATGGTATAA
- a CDS encoding DUF2653 family protein, protein MAELMMSEQDIINAICLDQAWKHEDVLPENVEVELIYDDDEGFSAEVEFFDKKYVIGSFDMIQSIRFYIKEVLQGDPYAASIKLLLDRDEGIIASIQ, encoded by the coding sequence ATGGCGGAATTGATGATGTCGGAACAAGATATTATTAATGCGATTTGTCTTGACCAAGCATGGAAACATGAAGATGTTTTACCAGAAAACGTTGAAGTTGAGCTAATTTATGACGACGACGAAGGCTTTTCTGCGGAAGTGGAGTTTTTCGATAAAAAATATGTGATTGGCTCATTCGACATGATTCAATCAATCCGCTTCTATATAAAGGAAGTATTACAAGGCGATCCTTATGCAGCAAGCATAAAACTATTGTTAGATCGAGATGAAGGAATTATCGCTTCGATTCAATAA
- a CDS encoding ATP-binding cassette domain-containing protein, with protein MAEKLLEVRNLKQYFNAGKPSEVRAIDNISFDIYRGETFGLVGESGCGKSTTGRTIIRLYDATDGEVLYDGVSVHGNKSNAEVKSLNQKMQMIFQDPYASLNPRMKVLDIIAEGLDIHGLVKNTKERKAKVIELLETVGLNKEHAERYPHEFSGGQRQRIGIARALAVNPEFIIADEPISALDVSIQAQVVNLLRDLQKEKGLTYLFIAHDLSMVKYISDRIGVMYFGKLVEMATAEELYKNPMHPYTKSLLSAIPLPDPIYERARKRTPYNPEDHKYGPAEKVEFREVSPEHFVLCSEKEFEEMKKRLK; from the coding sequence ATGGCAGAGAAATTGCTTGAAGTGAGAAACTTGAAACAATACTTTAATGCCGGAAAACCTTCCGAAGTCAGGGCGATTGATAATATTAGCTTTGATATATACCGTGGTGAAACATTCGGTTTAGTTGGTGAGTCCGGTTGTGGTAAATCAACGACGGGCCGGACGATTATCAGACTTTACGACGCCACCGACGGTGAAGTCCTTTATGATGGTGTCAGTGTCCATGGGAATAAGTCAAATGCAGAAGTGAAATCATTGAATCAGAAGATGCAAATGATTTTCCAAGATCCATATGCTTCATTGAATCCGCGTATGAAAGTGCTTGATATCATTGCAGAAGGTCTGGATATCCATGGTCTTGTCAAAAATACTAAAGAACGTAAAGCGAAAGTTATTGAATTGCTTGAAACGGTTGGGTTGAATAAGGAACATGCTGAACGGTATCCACATGAATTCTCAGGCGGTCAGCGCCAGCGGATCGGTATTGCACGTGCGTTAGCCGTAAATCCAGAATTCATCATTGCGGATGAGCCAATCTCTGCATTAGACGTTTCGATCCAAGCGCAGGTCGTTAACTTATTAAGGGATTTGCAGAAAGAGAAAGGTCTTACGTATTTATTTATCGCTCATGATTTGTCGATGGTTAAATATATTTCAGACCGGATTGGTGTCATGTATTTTGGGAAACTTGTCGAAATGGCAACTGCAGAAGAGTTGTACAAGAATCCGATGCATCCCTATACAAAATCATTGCTTTCTGCTATTCCATTGCCAGACCCGATTTATGAGCGCGCGCGTAAGCGGACTCCGTATAATCCTGAAGATCATAAATATGGCCCGGCAGAAAAAGTCGAGTTCCGCGAAGTTTCCCCAGAACACTTCGTGCTATGTTCGGAAAAAGAGTTTGAAGAAATGAAAAAGCGATTAAAATAA
- a CDS encoding DUF3899 domain-containing protein, with amino-acid sequence MKRIVINAIASQLLIILLLLIFYGKLSLINYINVSFNIGSALLFLGLTVLVFQSGFFDFFSTSMKKVFYRKHVQEEIMSMRPPSEVITIKPNFFFRLGVPVVLLMLVALLVYSI; translated from the coding sequence ATGAAGAGAATTGTAATTAATGCTATTGCAAGCCAATTATTAATTATTTTACTATTGCTTATATTTTATGGAAAATTGTCGCTTATAAACTATATCAATGTATCGTTCAATATAGGATCAGCACTACTATTCTTAGGCCTGACAGTACTTGTTTTTCAGTCCGGTTTTTTTGATTTCTTTTCGACCAGCATGAAAAAAGTCTTCTATAGAAAGCATGTTCAGGAAGAAATAATGTCGATGCGGCCACCATCTGAAGTTATCACGATAAAACCTAACTTCTTTTTCCGTCTTGGAGTACCAGTTGTCCTCCTCATGTTAGTTGCCCTATTGGTCTATTCTATATAA